From Anopheles arabiensis isolate DONGOLA chromosome 3, AaraD3, whole genome shotgun sequence, a single genomic window includes:
- the LOC120902009 gene encoding uncharacterized protein LOC120902009, whose protein sequence is MMKYVLVLATVVALGQALHYGDEGIDVKINVEKNSNSYLTGRLPQGSFEYGLDVVKQKDNHFQHKVKGPDDVTYGCYGFVDPDGKPHLVHYVSDLKGYRIVPPESATKIYISRLERSINNVYQASQEKNVQWKDLFFPPACKQLYTETKVAAPPTTPRPTPPRTPSTTRRPAPTTRRTTPAPPPPAPAEPEFTASSNLCPSVVQAPPADLRAAQPACSSVCGELKDELKDIKAKLKTLLDTLAEKPRGRAGNGGGKFAYFPVMLSDGLPDGVDASSAQFAFPAVPQQCGRQ, encoded by the exons atgatgaaatatgTCTTAGTG CTAGCGACGGTTGTTGCACTCGGCCAAGCGCTTCACTACGGTGACGAGGGCATCGACGTGAAGATCAATGTGGAGAAAAACTCCAACTCCTACCTGACCGGCCGGCTGCCGCAGGGCTCGTTCGAGTACGGACTGGACGTGGTGAAGCAGAAGGACAACCATTTCCAGCACAAAGTCAAGGGCCCGGACGACGTGACGTACGGCTGCTACGGCTTCGTCGACCCGGACGGTAAGCCCCATCTGGTGCACTACGTGTCCGACCTGAAGGGGTACCGCATCGTGCCGCCAGAGTCCGCCACCAAGATCTACATCTCGCGCCTCGAGCGTAGCAT AAACAACGTGTACCAAGCGTCCCAGGAAAAGAACGTCCAGTGGAAGGATCtgttcttcccgccggcctGCAAGCAGCTGTACACCGAGACGAAGGTTGCCGCGCCACCAACCACCCCACGGCCAACGCCACCACGCACGCCCTCGACAACGCGTCGCCCCGCCCCTACCACCCGCCGTACGACTCCGGCCCCACCGCCACCGGCGCCAGCCGAGCCCGAGTTCACCGCGTCCAGCAACCTGTGCCCGTCGGTTGTGCAGGCACCGCCGGCCGATCTTCGGGCCGCCCAGCCCGCCTGCTCCTCCGTCTGCGGTGAGCTGAAGGACGAGCTGAAGGACATTAAGGCGAAGCTGAAGACGCTGCTGGACACGCTTGCGGAAAAGCCGAGGGGTAGGGCGGGCAATGGTGGGGGCAAGTTTGCCTACTTCCCGGTGATGCTCAGTGACGGACTGCCGGACGGTGTCGATGCCAGCTCGGCCCAGTTTGCGTTCCCGGCCGTCCCGCAGCAGTGCGGTCGACAGTGA